One window of Nostoc sp. C052 genomic DNA carries:
- a CDS encoding AAA family ATPase — MVSHLVNIPGYKVSEELYNGSRTLVYRGYRETDSLPVVIKLLKNPYPSFSELLSFRNQYTIAKNLNSPLIVQTYSLEPYQNGYALVMEDFGGISLKDWGVGGSVESLMEFLEIAIALCNTLDILYRERIIHKDIKPANILINPETKQVKLIDFSIASLLPRETQTLMNPNVLEGTLSYISPEQTGRMNRGIDYRTDFYSLGVTFYELLTGVLPFQSNDPMELVHSHLAKIPPSLREVKSEEIPQILSDIVMKLMAKNAEDRYQSTFGLKFDLENCLHHLQVDGIIKGFEIAQRDVCDRFIIPDKLYGRETEVETLLQAFERVSLGATEMMLVAGFSGIGKTVVVNEIHKPIVKQRGYFIKGKYDQYQRNIPFSAFVQAFRDLMGQLLTESNVKIQQFKNKILAALGENGQVIIEVIPELEKIIGQQPSVIELSGSAAQNRFNLLFQKFTQVFTSDKHPLVIFLDDLQWADSASLMLMQLLMADTKHLFLIGAYRDNEVNPAHPLMLTLNDIQKTAATINTITLAPLSQEQVNQLVAETLKCTENLALPLSRLVLQKTQGNPFFAIQFLKALHHENLIQFNFESGCWQCDIAQINEQSITDDIVAFMGLQLRKLSSSTQNILQLAACIGNQFDLTTLAIVAEQLETETSADLWQALQEGLVIPISDLYKLYQGENNEKLASQNKSNNKQLAKYRFSHDRVQQAAYSLISENQKQLTHLKIGQRLLNATPEQERDEKLFEIVNQLNQGVGLITTQTERYELAMLNFAAGQKAKSSTAYVAAMQYLNQGIELLTIESWQHCYEITLALHELAAEVACLSGDFELMEQLVDDVLHNAQHLLNTIKVYEVKILAYVAQSKQPEAIKIALTVLELFGIVFPTQPSPAEINQSLQETQLLLNQKQLEELLKLPEMTDPEALAVIRILAAVTAAVYQAVPPLLPMIVCKQVCLSIQQGNASVSTLAYAWYGVILCITGEIELGNQAGELALDLLAKSRSQEFKASTINMVYPFVKPWKYPIQTSLVPLSEGYQSGLEMGALEYAAYCAYNYCSLSFFLGKELTVLEKEMAAYSQALAQLKQEVAYNYLNIFYQSTLNLGSTSVSQSYLPWQFQGVVYNEAKMLPLHQTANDLYAIGTLYVNKLILCHLFQEWDEAIVVADYAQQYLDGVAGCIMVAIFHFYDSLTQLAILPDTCEEEQERLQQRVLVNQQKLKQWTSHAPMNFQHKYYLVEAEKYRVYGQKTEAMELYDLAIQLAQKNQYLQEEALANELAAKFYLDWGREKVAQTYMQEAYYCYARWGAKAKIEDLEKRYPRLLQPILQQRQIHFNPLETIAFSSGTSSSHRASTTTNTSISNALDFTSILKAAQTISSSLELNQLITSLTSIILENSGAKKAVLILPQDDIWQVRAITFINHEKIQTILESQLLDDCHYIPVKVINYVKNTQQTVVIDNCKTDIIGLIGEYMQRTQPQSVLCTPIINQGRLVGIIYLENQLTQGVFTSDRLSVTNFLCTQAAIALENAQLYKHLQERDKFLSSIYEGVGCLIFVTDIRDNGRFEYTGWSKSCELTVGIPASEVLGKSPQEVMAPDESAAIEQKYLHCFQTGIPITYEECLTFNDDKIWFLTTLSPLKDETGKVYRVVGTTINITDRKQAEEAVIEKSQALGIVLEDLQQAQLQIVQSEKMSALGNLVAGVAHEMNNPLGFIAASLKQAKPTIADVVQHLKLYQQSLPNPSTEIIDHAEEIDLTYSLEDLPKSIDSMVMACDRLKNISTSLRTFSRADKDYKVPFNIHEGIDSTILILKHRLKANEQRPAIEVITEYGNLPKVECFPGQLNQVFMNIIANAIDALDESNTGRSFAEIKENPHQITIKTSLEDHQVEIKIADNANGMNEEVKAKIFDHLFTTKSVGKGTGLGLAIARQIIVEKHSGSIQCNSSPGQGTEFVIAIPVRQ; from the coding sequence ATGGTTAGTCATCTTGTGAATATTCCCGGATACAAGGTAAGTGAAGAACTCTACAATGGTTCCAGAACTCTAGTTTATCGAGGGTATCGAGAAACCGACTCATTACCTGTAGTCATTAAACTACTGAAAAATCCTTATCCGAGTTTCAGTGAACTCTTGTCGTTTCGCAATCAGTATACTATAGCTAAAAATCTCAACTCACCGCTAATCGTCCAAACTTATAGCCTGGAACCCTATCAGAATGGCTATGCCTTGGTGATGGAAGACTTTGGGGGGATTTCTCTCAAGGATTGGGGAGTGGGGGGAAGCGTAGAATCTCTGATGGAGTTTTTAGAGATAGCGATCGCACTATGCAATACCTTAGATATATTGTATCGAGAGCGGATTATTCATAAAGATATCAAACCTGCGAATATTTTAATTAATCCCGAAACCAAACAAGTTAAATTAATTGACTTTAGTATTGCATCTTTGCTACCACGGGAAACTCAAACATTGATGAATCCCAATGTGTTAGAAGGAACACTTAGTTATATTTCCCCTGAACAAACAGGCAGAATGAATCGCGGAATTGACTACCGTACTGACTTCTATTCATTGGGTGTGACATTCTACGAGTTACTGACCGGAGTTTTACCGTTTCAATCAAACGACCCGATGGAATTGGTACATTCTCATTTAGCGAAGATACCACCATCTCTTCGGGAAGTCAAAAGTGAAGAGATTCCGCAAATCTTGTCAGATATCGTGATGAAATTGATGGCGAAAAATGCCGAAGATAGATATCAAAGTACATTTGGACTGAAGTTTGATTTAGAAAATTGTTTACATCATCTACAAGTTGATGGTATAATTAAAGGCTTTGAAATTGCCCAGAGGGATGTGTGCGATCGCTTCATCATCCCCGACAAACTTTATGGACGAGAAACAGAAGTAGAAACACTACTGCAAGCATTTGAAAGAGTTAGCCTTGGTGCAACAGAAATGATGCTGGTAGCCGGTTTTTCGGGTATTGGTAAAACAGTTGTCGTTAACGAAATTCATAAACCAATTGTCAAACAACGCGGTTATTTTATTAAAGGTAAATATGACCAATATCAACGGAATATTCCCTTCAGTGCATTTGTGCAAGCATTCCGAGATTTAATGGGGCAATTATTAACAGAAAGCAATGTTAAAATTCAACAATTTAAAAATAAGATTTTAGCGGCTCTAGGTGAGAATGGACAAGTAATTATTGAAGTCATCCCCGAATTAGAAAAAATTATTGGTCAACAACCCTCCGTTATAGAATTATCAGGAAGTGCAGCACAAAATCGATTTAATTTATTATTCCAGAAATTTACTCAAGTCTTCACTAGTGACAAACATCCATTAGTCATATTTTTAGATGATTTACAATGGGCTGATTCGGCATCGTTGATGTTAATGCAGTTATTAATGGCTGATACCAAGCATCTATTCTTAATTGGTGCTTATCGTGATAATGAAGTTAATCCAGCACATCCATTGATGTTGACTTTGAATGATATCCAAAAAACAGCAGCTACGATTAATACAATTACTTTAGCACCACTTAGTCAAGAGCAAGTAAATCAATTAGTTGCTGAGACACTTAAGTGTACAGAAAACTTGGCATTACCTCTTTCTCGATTGGTATTGCAGAAAACTCAAGGTAATCCATTTTTCGCTATCCAGTTTCTCAAGGCATTGCATCACGAGAATCTCATTCAATTTAACTTTGAATCTGGGTGTTGGCAGTGTGATATTGCCCAAATTAATGAACAATCGATTACAGATGATATTGTTGCCTTTATGGGTTTGCAATTACGAAAATTATCGTCATCTACTCAAAATATCTTGCAGTTAGCAGCTTGTATTGGCAATCAGTTTGATTTGACAACTTTAGCTATTGTTGCCGAACAACTCGAAACCGAGACATCTGCTGATTTATGGCAAGCTTTACAAGAAGGGTTGGTTATACCAATTAGCGATCTTTATAAGCTTTATCAAGGGGAAAATAATGAGAAATTAGCGAGTCAAAATAAAAGTAACAATAAACAATTAGCTAAATATAGATTTTCGCACGATCGAGTACAACAAGCTGCCTATTCTCTTATTTCTGAAAACCAAAAACAACTGACGCACCTCAAAATTGGACAAAGGTTACTTAATGCCACACCCGAACAGGAGCGAGACGAAAAACTGTTTGAAATTGTTAACCAGTTGAATCAGGGAGTCGGATTAATTACTACTCAAACTGAGCGCTACGAACTAGCAATGCTCAATTTTGCGGCTGGACAAAAGGCAAAATCTTCAACTGCTTATGTAGCCGCGATGCAGTATTTAAATCAAGGCATTGAACTGCTAACTATAGAAAGTTGGCAGCATTGTTATGAAATAACTTTAGCTTTACATGAGTTAGCTGCCGAAGTTGCTTGTCTGAGCGGTGATTTTGAGTTAATGGAGCAACTTGTAGATGATGTGTTGCACAATGCTCAACACTTACTAAACACTATTAAAGTCTATGAAGTAAAAATTCTGGCCTATGTGGCGCAGAGCAAACAACCCGAAGCTATTAAAATTGCCCTCACAGTTCTGGAATTATTTGGAATTGTGTTTCCAACCCAGCCTAGCCCAGCAGAGATTAATCAAAGTTTACAAGAAACTCAGTTACTTCTGAACCAAAAGCAGTTAGAAGAATTGCTGAAATTGCCTGAAATGACCGATCCTGAAGCCCTAGCAGTCATCCGAATTCTGGCAGCAGTGACAGCAGCAGTCTATCAAGCAGTTCCGCCTCTGTTGCCAATGATAGTGTGTAAACAGGTTTGCTTATCGATTCAACAAGGCAATGCGTCTGTATCCACACTGGCTTACGCTTGGTATGGCGTGATTCTTTGTATCACAGGAGAAATTGAGTTAGGAAATCAGGCAGGTGAATTGGCATTGGATCTCCTCGCAAAATCGCGGAGTCAGGAATTTAAAGCTAGCACGATTAACATGGTGTATCCATTTGTGAAACCGTGGAAATATCCCATTCAAACATCTCTTGTTCCTCTCTCGGAAGGATATCAGAGTGGTTTGGAAATGGGTGCTTTAGAATATGCCGCTTACTGTGCTTATAATTATTGTTCTCTATCCTTTTTCTTAGGCAAAGAACTAACTGTTTTAGAAAAAGAAATGGCAGCTTATAGTCAAGCTTTAGCTCAACTGAAGCAGGAAGTTGCTTACAATTATCTGAATATTTTCTATCAATCTACTTTGAATTTAGGGTCAACTTCAGTTAGTCAAAGTTATCTACCTTGGCAATTTCAAGGCGTGGTTTATAATGAAGCCAAAATGCTGCCTTTGCACCAAACGGCTAACGATCTTTACGCCATTGGTACGCTGTATGTCAATAAATTGATCCTTTGCCATCTGTTCCAAGAATGGGATGAAGCTATTGTAGTGGCAGACTATGCTCAACAATATTTAGATGGGGTAGCTGGCTGTATCATGGTAGCAATTTTTCATTTTTATGATTCACTAACCCAGCTAGCTATCTTACCCGATACTTGTGAAGAGGAACAAGAAAGATTGCAGCAGCGAGTCCTTGTAAATCAGCAAAAACTGAAACAATGGACATCTCATGCTCCCATGAACTTCCAGCATAAATATTATTTAGTCGAAGCCGAAAAATATCGCGTTTACGGACAGAAGACAGAGGCAATGGAACTTTACGATCTTGCTATTCAACTGGCTCAAAAAAACCAATATCTCCAAGAAGAAGCCCTCGCTAACGAACTCGCCGCCAAGTTCTATCTCGACTGGGGTAGAGAAAAAGTCGCCCAAACATATATGCAGGAAGCATACTATTGCTATGCTCGTTGGGGTGCAAAAGCCAAAATAGAAGACTTAGAAAAGCGCTATCCTCGACTACTGCAACCAATTCTGCAACAGCGACAAATTCATTTCAATCCTCTAGAAACTATCGCTTTTTCTTCTGGCACTTCCTCATCTCATCGCGCTTCTACTACTACGAACACCAGTATTTCTAATGCCCTAGATTTTACCTCAATCCTCAAAGCCGCTCAAACTATCTCCAGTTCTCTAGAATTAAATCAACTCATTACCAGCTTGACTAGCATTATCCTAGAAAACTCCGGTGCGAAAAAAGCTGTGTTAATTCTTCCCCAAGATGATATTTGGCAAGTTAGGGCAATTACCTTTATCAATCATGAGAAAATACAAACCATTCTGGAATCTCAATTACTCGATGATTGTCATTATATTCCCGTAAAAGTAATTAATTACGTCAAAAATACTCAACAAACAGTTGTTATAGACAATTGCAAAACAGATATTATTGGGTTGATTGGGGAATACATGCAGCGAACACAACCCCAGAGTGTATTATGTACCCCGATTATCAATCAAGGGCGTTTGGTAGGGATTATTTATCTAGAAAATCAACTGACTCAAGGGGTATTTACTAGCGATCGCCTTTCTGTGACCAATTTCCTTTGCACTCAAGCTGCGATCGCTTTAGAAAATGCCCAATTATATAAGCATCTCCAAGAGCGAGACAAGTTCCTCAGTAGTATTTACGAAGGTGTTGGCTGTCTCATCTTTGTGACTGACATCCGAGATAATGGTAGGTTTGAGTACACCGGATGGAGTAAATCGTGCGAACTAACGGTTGGTATACCTGCTTCGGAAGTGCTGGGTAAAAGTCCGCAAGAAGTAATGGCTCCTGATGAAAGTGCAGCAATCGAGCAAAAATATCTGCATTGTTTCCAAACTGGAATACCCATTACCTATGAAGAATGTCTAACATTTAATGACGATAAAATTTGGTTCTTAACCACACTCAGTCCCTTAAAAGATGAGACGGGAAAAGTTTATCGCGTAGTCGGGACAACTATTAATATTACGGATCGCAAACAAGCTGAAGAAGCAGTAATAGAAAAATCTCAAGCACTCGGAATAGTATTAGAAGATTTACAACAAGCGCAATTACAAATTGTTCAAAGTGAGAAAATGTCTGCACTGGGTAATTTAGTAGCTGGCGTCGCCCATGAAATGAACAATCCTTTGGGCTTTATTGCTGCGAGTCTCAAACAAGCTAAACCAACTATTGCTGATGTTGTTCAACACTTGAAACTTTATCAACAAAGTCTACCCAATCCGAGTACTGAAATTATTGATCATGCAGAAGAAATTGACTTAACTTATAGTTTAGAAGATTTACCCAAGTCAATTGATTCAATGGTAATGGCGTGCGATCGCCTCAAAAACATCAGCACTAGTTTAAGAACTTTCTCCCGTGCAGATAAAGATTACAAAGTGCCATTCAACATTCATGAAGGTATTGATAGTACAATTTTAATTCTCAAGCATCGCCTCAAAGCAAATGAACAACGTCCAGCAATTGAAGTGATAACTGAATATGGTAATTTACCTAAAGTTGAATGTTTTCCTGGACAACTAAATCAAGTATTTATGAACATTATCGCCAATGCTATTGATGCTTTAGATGAGTCTAACACTGGGCGGAGTTTTGCAGAAATTAAAGAAAATCCTCACCAGATTACAATCAAAACTTCATTGGAAGATCATCAGGTTGAAATAAAAATTGCTGATAACGCTAATGGCATGAATGAAGAAGTCAAAGCAAAGATATTTGACCATTTATTTACTACGAAATCTGTGGGCAAAGGGACGGGGTTGGGGTTGGCGATCGCTCGGCAAATTATCGTAGAAAAACACAGTGGTTCGATACAATGCAATTCATCTCCAGGACAAGGTACAGAGTTTGTAATTGCAATTCCAGTCCGGCAATGA
- a CDS encoding family 2 encapsulin nanocompartment cargo protein terpene cyclase, which translates to MTSSKQPFELPSFYVPWPARLNPNLEAARVHSKAWAYEMGILGGAEGSEDYGIWDERKFDAHDYALLCSYTHPDADEQMLNLVTDWYVWVFFFDDHFLELYKRTQDMAGAKKYLNGLPAFMPVQPQETPPEPTNAVELGLVDLWNRTIPNASQDWVIRFSESTINLLKESQWELANISQHRVANPIEYIEMRRKVGGAPWSANLVEHAVGSEIPAAIAPSRPMRVLKDTFSDGVHLRNDIFSYQREVEEEGENANCILVLEKFLDVSTQEAANLTNDLLTSRVQQFENTFVTELPSLFEEYSLTPDERLKVVLYAKGLQDWQSGGHEWHMRSSRYMNQTSDKSSPASWFLGGPTGLGTSAARLGALYDSLGLKRFKSFTHVPYQPVGPVTLPQFYMPFSTSLNPHLDDARRHSKEWARQMGMLDRLPGMPSIYIWDDHKFDVADVALCGAYIHPNGSSAELNITACWLVWGTYADDYFPALYGYSRNMAGAKIFNARLSAFMPLDESPVPEATNPVEQGLADIWARTAGPMNPNARRQFRRAIEDMTESWLWELANQIQNRIPDPIDYVEMRRKTFGSDLTMSLSRLSQGDEIPPEIFRTRTMQNIDNSAADFACLTNDVFSYQKEIEFEGEINNGVLAVQNFLNCDIPHAVAIVNDLMTSRALQFEHIVATELPALCDDFGLDTSTRKKLYGYIKKLEQWMCGVLKWHRAVDRYKEFELRNNSTEKRLLQGPTGLGTAAIQIRPRVGQETTQTNVQPVVQNLLSSPTGLGTSATKIGSLLGKKG; encoded by the coding sequence ATGACTTCAAGTAAGCAACCTTTTGAGTTGCCGAGTTTTTATGTACCTTGGCCGGCACGGCTGAACCCAAACCTGGAAGCGGCACGGGTACATTCTAAAGCTTGGGCTTATGAAATGGGAATTTTGGGTGGGGCAGAGGGATCAGAAGATTATGGGATTTGGGATGAGCGCAAGTTTGATGCCCATGACTATGCACTATTGTGTTCCTATACCCATCCAGATGCCGATGAACAGATGCTCAATCTGGTAACTGACTGGTATGTTTGGGTATTTTTCTTCGACGATCACTTCCTGGAGCTTTACAAGCGTACCCAAGATATGGCGGGGGCCAAGAAGTACCTCAATGGACTACCAGCGTTTATGCCTGTGCAGCCCCAAGAAACGCCGCCAGAACCCACCAATGCCGTGGAACTGGGTTTAGTAGACCTCTGGAATCGCACCATCCCCAATGCCTCCCAAGACTGGGTAATCCGATTTTCGGAAAGTACCATCAATCTTCTCAAAGAATCTCAGTGGGAACTCGCCAATATCAGCCAGCATCGAGTTGCTAACCCCATTGAGTACATTGAGATGCGCCGTAAGGTAGGGGGAGCGCCCTGGTCAGCTAACCTAGTGGAACACGCGGTTGGGTCAGAAATTCCGGCGGCGATCGCGCCATCTCGACCAATGCGTGTCCTCAAAGATACCTTTTCTGATGGAGTACATCTGCGAAATGACATCTTCTCCTACCAAAGAGAAGTAGAAGAAGAAGGAGAAAATGCAAACTGTATTCTGGTTTTAGAAAAATTCCTGGATGTGAGTACCCAAGAAGCGGCCAATCTCACTAACGACTTACTCACATCTAGGGTGCAACAGTTTGAGAACACCTTTGTTACTGAACTGCCTTCTTTGTTCGAGGAATATAGTTTGACTCCTGATGAGCGTCTGAAAGTCGTCCTATATGCCAAAGGACTTCAGGACTGGCAATCGGGGGGTCATGAGTGGCACATGCGATCGAGCCGCTACATGAACCAGACATCAGACAAATCTTCGCCAGCAAGTTGGTTTTTAGGTGGCCCCACTGGACTAGGCACATCGGCCGCCCGTCTGGGAGCCTTATACGATAGTTTGGGACTAAAACGGTTTAAAAGCTTCACCCATGTTCCCTATCAGCCTGTAGGGCCAGTCACCCTGCCACAGTTTTATATGCCCTTTTCCACCAGTTTGAATCCCCATCTAGACGACGCTCGGCGGCATTCTAAGGAATGGGCACGTCAAATGGGGATGCTAGACAGACTACCAGGGATGCCCAGCATTTACATCTGGGATGACCATAAATTTGATGTAGCAGACGTAGCCTTATGCGGTGCTTATATTCATCCCAATGGGTCTAGTGCTGAGTTGAATATCACAGCCTGCTGGCTGGTTTGGGGAACCTATGCTGATGACTACTTCCCGGCACTGTATGGCTATAGCCGCAACATGGCTGGGGCGAAAATCTTCAACGCTAGGTTGTCGGCCTTTATGCCCCTTGATGAGAGTCCTGTTCCCGAAGCCACTAACCCAGTCGAACAGGGTTTGGCGGATATTTGGGCGCGGACGGCTGGCCCCATGAACCCTAATGCTCGCCGTCAGTTTCGTCGGGCGATTGAAGATATGACGGAAAGCTGGTTATGGGAACTAGCTAACCAAATCCAAAATCGCATTCCAGACCCGATAGACTATGTGGAAATGCGTCGTAAGACCTTTGGTTCCGATCTAACCATGAGCCTGTCTCGACTTTCCCAAGGAGACGAGATCCCACCAGAGATATTCCGCACCCGAACCATGCAGAATATCGATAATTCGGCTGCTGATTTCGCCTGTCTGACAAATGATGTTTTCTCTTACCAGAAAGAAATCGAATTTGAGGGCGAGATTAATAACGGTGTGCTGGCGGTTCAGAATTTCCTGAACTGCGATATCCCCCACGCTGTGGCAATTGTTAACGACCTGATGACCTCTCGTGCCCTTCAGTTTGAACATATTGTTGCTACTGAACTCCCTGCCTTGTGTGATGATTTCGGGCTGGATACAAGTACCCGTAAGAAACTGTACGGATATATCAAGAAACTAGAGCAGTGGATGTGTGGGGTACTCAAATGGCATAGAGCAGTAGACCGCTATAAGGAATTTGAATTGCGGAATAACTCGACAGAAAAACGCTTACTCCAAGGCCCTACAGGGTTAGGCACTGCGGCGATCCAGATTAGACCAAGGGTCGGTCAGGAAACAACTCAAACCAATGTTCAGCCAGTGGTGCAGAACTTACTAAGTAGTCCAACAGGGTTAGGGACTTCAGCGACCAAAATCGGATCGCTATTAGGAAAGAAAGGTTAG
- a CDS encoding family 2B encapsulin nanocompartment shell protein: MTNAANTSLENQIEQQPISLGTEAARNLATTTKTQPQMQGITSRWLLKLLPWVETVGGSYRVNRRLTYTVGDGRVSFTNTGSQIQVIPQELGELPLFRGFEDVGVLNALASQFVQQEFAAGDVIIQAGQAADQVLLIAHGKVNKIGPGKYDDQVVLAVLADGDHFGDYALVESQDIWDVTLTAITRCTILSLPQAAFQNLVNQSEALQAQVDRFREKLRQPQNQYGEASIDITSGHLAEALLPGTFADYEINPREYELSVAQTVLQINTRVADLYNEPMNQTEEQLRLTIEALRERQEHEMVNNRNFGLLHNADLKQRIFTRSGPPTPDDLDELISIVWKEPSFFLAHPRTIAAFGRECNRLGLYPDPIPTGNSAIPSWRGIPIYPCNKIPVTKERTSSIILMRVGATNQGVIGLHKTGIPDEYQPSLSVRFMGINEKAVISYLVSAYYSTAILVPDALGILEDIEIGL; encoded by the coding sequence ATGACTAATGCAGCAAATACTTCCCTAGAAAATCAAATTGAGCAACAGCCAATAAGTTTGGGGACAGAAGCGGCGCGTAATTTGGCAACAACCACCAAAACCCAACCCCAGATGCAGGGCATTACCTCACGGTGGCTCTTAAAACTGCTGCCTTGGGTAGAAACAGTGGGTGGCAGCTATCGGGTCAACCGCCGCTTAACCTATACAGTTGGGGATGGACGGGTCAGCTTTACCAATACAGGATCTCAAATACAGGTCATTCCTCAAGAACTCGGTGAGTTACCTTTGTTTCGGGGATTTGAAGATGTTGGAGTCTTAAATGCCTTAGCCAGTCAATTTGTACAACAAGAATTTGCTGCTGGAGATGTCATCATACAGGCAGGTCAAGCGGCCGATCAAGTATTGTTGATTGCTCATGGTAAGGTCAATAAAATTGGCCCAGGCAAGTATGACGATCAAGTTGTTTTAGCTGTATTAGCTGATGGCGACCATTTTGGTGACTACGCTTTAGTGGAATCCCAAGATATCTGGGATGTCACCCTCACAGCCATTACTCGTTGCACCATTTTGTCTTTGCCTCAAGCAGCCTTTCAAAACCTAGTTAACCAATCTGAAGCTTTACAAGCGCAAGTGGATCGATTCAGAGAAAAATTGCGCCAACCCCAAAACCAATATGGGGAAGCCTCGATTGATATTACCTCCGGCCACCTTGCAGAGGCACTATTACCAGGGACTTTTGCAGATTATGAAATCAATCCACGGGAATATGAGTTAAGCGTTGCTCAAACCGTTTTGCAAATCAATACGCGGGTTGCTGATCTCTACAACGAACCCATGAATCAGACTGAGGAACAATTGCGACTCACCATCGAAGCATTACGGGAACGCCAAGAACACGAGATGGTGAACAATCGTAACTTCGGACTGTTACACAATGCCGATCTCAAACAACGCATCTTTACCCGCAGTGGCCCCCCAACTCCTGATGATCTCGATGAGTTGATCTCTATTGTTTGGAAAGAACCGAGCTTTTTCTTAGCTCATCCCCGCACTATTGCTGCTTTTGGTCGGGAATGCAACCGTCTAGGACTCTATCCCGATCCTATCCCCACGGGTAACAGTGCAATTCCATCTTGGCGTGGTATTCCTATCTATCCTTGCAATAAGATTCCAGTTACAAAAGAGCGTACTAGCTCGATTATCTTAATGCGTGTGGGAGCAACCAACCAGGGTGTCATTGGTCTTCATAAAACTGGCATTCCTGATGAATATCAGCCTAGTTTATCTGTGCGCTTCATGGGTATTAACGAAAAGGCTGTTATTTCCTATCTAGTTAGTGCTTACTACTCTACAGCCATTCTTGTTCCTGACGCATTAGGCATCCTTGAAGATATAGAAATTGGTCTCTAA
- a CDS encoding family 2B encapsulin nanocompartment shell protein, protein MTDALIRPNLDQENRQLQMSLSTKGARNLAKTTKTPPQMQGITPRWLLQMLPWVQVTGGAYRVNRRLTYDVGNGRVSFTNTGTQVRVIPQALCELSLLRGFEDIEVLNALADRFVQQEFASGEVIVQEGQPADQVLLIAHGKVNKLKAGKYETEALRDILAEGDCFGGEAIVLSQETWEVSLRAITRCIVLSLPIQAFRELLNQSEALQTQVDRLRAILSKPQDRHNQAEIAVSAGHSQETELPRTFVDYDLSPREYELSVAQTILQVNTRVADLYNEPMNQTEQQLRLTIEALRERQEYEMLNNPGFGLLHNADLKQRIFTRTGPPTPDDFDELLSRRRKSHFFLAHPRAIAAFNRECNRRGIYSPSKEVNGKIVPAWRNYPIFPCNKIPITKEGTTSILIFRVGEENQGVIGLHKTGIPDEYQPSLSVRFLGINEKAIISYLVSAYYSAAILIPDALGILEDVEIGH, encoded by the coding sequence ATGACAGATGCTTTGATTCGGCCTAATTTAGACCAAGAAAATAGGCAACTCCAGATGAGCTTAAGCACCAAAGGGGCGCGGAATTTAGCCAAAACCACGAAAACTCCGCCCCAAATGCAGGGCATTACCCCCAGGTGGTTGTTACAGATGTTGCCTTGGGTGCAAGTCACGGGTGGAGCCTATCGAGTTAACCGTCGCTTAACCTATGATGTTGGTAATGGACGAGTTAGCTTTACAAATACAGGAACCCAGGTGCGGGTTATTCCGCAAGCCCTTTGTGAACTATCTTTACTGCGTGGATTTGAGGATATTGAGGTACTCAATGCCTTGGCAGACCGCTTTGTGCAACAAGAATTTGCCTCTGGTGAGGTAATTGTACAGGAAGGTCAACCAGCCGACCAGGTGTTATTAATTGCTCATGGTAAAGTTAATAAGCTGAAGGCAGGAAAGTATGAGACAGAAGCTTTACGGGATATTCTAGCTGAGGGCGATTGTTTTGGTGGCGAAGCTATAGTTCTGTCTCAGGAAACTTGGGAGGTTAGTCTCAGAGCTATTACACGCTGCATAGTTTTGTCTTTGCCAATACAGGCGTTTCGGGAGTTGCTAAACCAGTCTGAAGCGTTGCAGACCCAGGTCGATCGCTTGAGAGCTATATTGAGCAAACCTCAGGATAGGCACAATCAAGCCGAGATCGCCGTGTCTGCTGGTCATAGTCAAGAAACTGAGTTACCCAGGACATTTGTTGATTACGACTTGAGTCCACGGGAGTATGAGTTAAGCGTCGCTCAAACCATTTTACAGGTGAATACGCGAGTTGCTGACCTCTACAATGAACCGATGAACCAGACAGAGCAGCAATTACGGCTGACTATTGAAGCGTTGCGGGAACGGCAAGAATACGAAATGCTGAATAACCCTGGTTTCGGGTTGTTGCACAATGCTGATCTTAAGCAACGCATCTTTACTCGCACCGGCCCACCGACTCCAGATGATTTTGATGAATTGCTGTCTCGGCGGCGCAAATCCCATTTTTTCCTAGCTCACCCTCGTGCGATCGCTGCTTTTAACCGGGAATGTAACCGTCGTGGAATCTATTCCCCAAGCAAAGAAGTCAACGGCAAGATTGTACCTGCGTGGCGCAATTATCCAATTTTTCCTTGTAACAAAATTCCGATCACTAAAGAGGGTACTACCTCTATTTTGATATTCCGTGTCGGTGAAGAAAACCAAGGGGTGATAGGTCTACACAAAACGGGTATCCCTGATGAATACCAACCTAGTCTGTCTGTGCGGTTTTTGGGCATCAACGAAAAAGCGATCATTTCTTACCTTGTCAGCGCCTACTACTCCGCAGCCATTCTCATCCCCGATGCACTTGGCATCCTAGAAGATGTGGAAATTGGACACTGA